One part of the Humulus lupulus chromosome 9, drHumLupu1.1, whole genome shotgun sequence genome encodes these proteins:
- the LOC133801668 gene encoding protein SCAR3 isoform X1, which produces MPLVRFQVRNEFGLGNSELHSRLNKEDPKAVLDGAAVAGLVGILRQLGDLAEFAGEVFHGLQEQVMATSSRSHKLMVRVQRIEAALPPLEKVVLAQTSHIHFAYTAGSEWHPRIHNERHHFINNDLPHFIMDSYEECRRPPHLHLLDKFDTGGPGSCLKRYSDPTFFKRVSAVSDEVNAEKNPRDRKARRSKKKRSSKQKGDVSRGASMSDSHNNSMPFIPPTVEARSSPSQATSTVDTTLKYDRGNHLNSFDSRAESGYIECVFHPSSSVQAGEQEFKDSPPFRMTQHNDTLNSVFADEHVGFMDDRLSRSSLQEPITSGSSCVTWDEKAEIMDPSQESNLDETLDLHQNLPTIDANGYGAGNITIVDQMEIFGDKSMHERISDQMEMLGNKTIHERTVDQMEMPGDENIHKRTVNQLEMLGEQNIHERTVDQMEMLGDKIIHRTVDQTEMHSEQNIHERTADELEIFGEQNIHERSVDQMEILAEQDVHERSVGQMEMLGDENIHESASNSNEIDEIESETDNFMDALNTIESDAENDLDYQTKREVEQFPTIFNNDVEDRMHELNVNWSDRCDDPPTSTFDNASFTSTNKEEATDLHDSVSLESCVHEQLPTPDISPNKEESCDLPNSFSSDSHDDVQISESSTDHDAVITRSEDIYDGSKLESVMSTPSSSVTKPVDVQDPSGKKTTSAVHDSEESQADLPRNHSMRFWTNGGLLGLEPSKPPDFSMSSTVTQDSVNSSKTDAVGQLNHTYELKDEMHGGNSNISPINIAGNGKDSSTNTKCSTSCGNDEEDGTSTKKTSQGSSTTCLDSTHGNADDSHMQNGNHTNRENNANETSVYGTGKVLPVAPNVKNTFTKTSEEHDENSSLVFGLSRRLLSNGFSRKVSDAKDEKFESISSMNDSIWEQGNEHHRAAHQRLPERAFKEHFGFGSAANSPSSSPPLEHMKISFHPIDSFETSTLKLKFSDGTQSHESIGDMFPSFQLIPKPAIPPHNYGSDSDDDTFCRSSPCMSDDCLSQHSESNSEQWECGETMEGEEEDHGVYYPLHGISSAEHISGSLDFDKITNGEICYDGGFKRTNSGNGLELSLCDPILDLPSFDAVKPAMPQETENDSDPKNLLDSRCHADPSPIPPPLPPAQWRVSKPHMDEAEDITGITSEDFRNELSAKLLASMASQKPKEVPAGQQNDEELTVKPKTKDQQKLNSQKEIKQAPNNNGIDEREDFLQQIRTKSFNLRRTVTAKPTTTTPAPAANNKVTAIIEKANAIRQAVGSDDGEEDDDTWSDI; this is translated from the exons atgccTCTGGTGAGGTTTCAGGTTCGGAATGAGTTCGGACTGGGGAACTCGGAGCTTCACTCGCGGCTCAACAAAGAAGATCCTAAAGCTGTGCTTGATGGTGCCGCCGTGGCTGGCTTGGTTGGGATCTTGAGACAATTGGGCGATCTCGCCGA GTTTGCTGGAGAGGTGTTTCATGGATTGCAGGAGCAGGTAATGGCTACTTCTTCCCGAAGCCATAAATTGATGGTACGTGTGCAACGCATTGAAGCTGCTCTTCCTCCCCTTGAGAAGGTTGTATTGGCACAAACGAGCCACATACATTTTGCTTATACAGCCG GTTCAGAGTGGCATCCCCGTATTCACAATGAAAGACACCATTTCATTAACAACGACTTGCCTCATTTTATTATGGATTCATACGAAGAATGTCGTCGTCCTCCTCATCTGCACTTGCTTGACAA ATTTGATACTGGTGGACCTGGATCTTGTTTAAAGCGATATTCAGACCCAACCTTCTTTAAGAGAGTATCAGCTGTTTCTGATGAAGTAAATGCTGAGAAGAATCCAAGAGATAGGAAGGCTCGACGAAGCAAG AAAAAACGATCATCAAAGCAGAAGGGAGATGTATCACGTGGTGCCTCAATGTCAGATTCTCACAATAACAG CATGCCGTTTATTCCTCCTACTGTTGAAGcgcgaagctctccatctcaagccACTTCTACAGTTGACACGACACTAAAATATGATAGGGGGAACCATTTAAATTCTTTTGATTCTAGAGCTGAGTCTGGATATATCGAATGTGTTTTTCATCCAAGTTCATCTGTTCAAGCTGGAGAACAAGAATTCAAGGATTCACCCCCATTTAGAATGACTCAGCATAATGATACTCTTAATTCTGTTTTTGCTGATGAACATGTTGGCTTTATGGATGATCGCCTTTCCCGAAGTTCATTACAGGAACCAATTACCTCCGGTTCATCATGTGTTACCTGGGATGAGAAGGCAGAAATAATGGATCCTAGTCAAGAGAGTAATTTGGATGAAACACTAGATCTGCATCAGAATTTGCCTACTATAGATGCAAATGGATATGGAGCTGGGAACATTACAATTGTTGATCAAATGGAAATATTTGGTGACAAAAGCATGCACGAACGAATTTCAGATCAAATGGAAATGCTTGGCAACAAAACCATCCATGAAAGAACTGTCGATCAAATGGAAATGCCTGGTGACGAAAACATCCACAAAAGAACTGTTAATCAATTGGAAATGCTTGGCGAGCAAAACATCCATGAAAGAACTGTTGATCAAATGGAAATGCTTGGTGACAAAATCATCCACAGAACTGTTGATCAAACAGAAATGCACAGTGAACAAAATATCCATGAAAGAACTGCTGATGAACTAGAAATTTTTGGTGAACAAAACATACATGAAAGATCTGTTGATCAAATGGAAATTCTCGCTGAACAAGACGTACACGAAAGATCAGTTGGCCAAATGGAAATGCTTGGTGACGAGAATATCCACGAATCAGCCTCCAACTCGAATGAGATTGATGAAATTGAAAGTGAAACAGACAATTTCATGGATGCCCTTAATACCATTGAATCAGATGCTGAAAATGATCTTGATTATCAGACCAAAAGGGAGGTAGAACAGTTTCCCACCATTTTCAACAATGATGTGGAAGACAGAATGCATGAACTGAATGTGAATTGGTCAGATCGTTGCGATGATCCTCCAACATCTACATTTGATAATGCATCCTTCACTTCCACTAACAAAGAAGAGGCGACAGACCTCCATGACTCAGTCTCTTTAGAGAGTTGTGTCCATGAACAACTGCCTACACCTGACATTTCCCCAAACAAAGAAGAGTCCTGTGATCTTCCCAATTCATTTTCCTCTGACAGTCATGATGATGTCCAAATTTCTGAATCATCTACAGATCATGATGCTGTCATTACTAGAAGTGAAGATATTTATGATGGTTCAAAATTAGAATCAGTTATGTCTACCCCATCATCCTCTGTAACCAAGCCTGTTGATGTACAGGACCCATCAGGAAAGAAGACTACGAGTGCTGTCCACGACTCTGAAGAATCTCAGGCTGACCTACCCAGAAATCATTCAATGAGGTTCTGGACCAATGGTGGCTTGTTAGGACTTGAACCATCTAAACCTCCTGATTTTTCCATGTCAAGTACTGTTACTCAGGATTCTGTGAATAGCAGTAAAACTGATGCAGTTGGTCAATTAAACCATACTTATGAGCTTAAGGATGAGATGCATGGAGGCAATTCAAATATATCGCCCATTAACATTGCAGGTAATGGAAAGGATTCTAGTACAAATACAAAATGCTCCACATCATGCGGCAACGATGAAGAAGATGGTACCTCTACTAAGAAAACGTCTCAGGGATCTTCAACAACTTGTTTAGACTCAACACATGGAAATGCTGATGATTCTCATATGCAAAATGGAAATCATACTAACAGGGAAAATAATGCAAATGAAACCAGTGTGTATGGAACTGGTAAAGTACTCCCAGTTGCTCCAAATGTCAAAAACACTTTTACCAAAACTAGTGAAGAGCATGATGAAAATTCATCTCTGGTTTTTGGACTCAGCCGTCGGTTGCTTTCTAATGGTTTTAGCAGAAAAGTATCTGATGCGAAAGATGAAAAATTTGAATCAATTAGTTCAATGAATGATAGCATTTGGGAGCAGGGGAATGAGCACCATAGAGCAGCACACCAAAGACTACCTGAAAGAGCCTTCAAAGAACATTTTGGATTTGGATCTGCTGCCAATTCACCCTCTTCTTCTCCACCACTTGAACATATGAAAATATCTTTCCATCCTATAGATAGCTTTGAGACTTCTACTCTAAAACTAAAATTTTCTGATGGGACACAAAGCCATGAAAGCATAGGAGACATGTTTCCATCATTTCAATTGATCCCAAAGCCTGCTATTCCTCCGCACAACTATGGTTCTGATTCAGATGATGACACGTTTTGTAGATCTTCTCCATGCATGTCAGATGATTGTCTTAGCCAACACTCAGAGTCAAATTCAGAACAGTGGGAATGTGGCGAAACTATGGAAGGCGAGGAAGAAGACCATGGTGTATATTATCCTTTACATGGAATATCATCAGCTGAACATATTTCAGGTTCTCTTGATTTTGATAAAATAACCAATGGTGAAATCTGCTATGATGGTGGATTTAAACGTACAAACTCTGGAAATGGGTTGGAACTCTCTCTCTGTGACCCTATACTTGATCTTCCAAGTTTTGATGCTGTGAAACCTGCTATGCCACAAGAAACAGAAAATGATTCCGATCCAAAGAATCTCCTTGATTCAAGATGTCATGCCGATCCTTCCCCAATACCTCCACCTCTTCCTCCTGCACAATGGCGGGTCTCAAAACCTCACATGGATGAGGCAGAAGACATAACAGGTATTACATCCGAGGATTTTAGAAATGAATTGAGTGCAAAATTGTTGGCTTCTATGGCTTCCCAGAAACCTAAAGAGGTTCCAGCAGGCCAACAAAATGATGAAGAGCTGACAGTCAAACCAAAAACCAAG
- the LOC133801668 gene encoding protein SCAR3 isoform X2 has product MPLVRFQVRNEFGLGNSELHSRLNKEDPKAVLDGAAVAGLVGILRQLGDLAEFAGEVFHGLQEQVMATSSRSHKLMVRVQRIEAALPPLEKVVLAQTSHIHFAYTAGSEWHPRIHNERHHFINNDLPHFIMDSYEECRRPPHLHLLDKFDTGGPGSCLKRYSDPTFFKRVSAVSDEVNAEKNPRDRKARRSKKKRSSKQKGDVSRGASMSDSHNNSMPFIPPTVEARSSPSQATSTVDTTLKYDRGNHLNSFDSRAESGYIECVFHPSSSVQAGEQEFKDSPPFRMTQHNDTLNSVFADEHVGFMDDRLSRSSLQEPITSGSSCVTWDEKAEIMDPSQESNLDETLDLHQNLPTIDANGYGAGNITIVDQMEIFGDKSMHERISDQMEMLGNKTIHERTVDQMEMPGDENIHKRTVNQLEMLGEQNIHERTVDQMEMLGDKIIHRTVDQTEMHSEQNIHERTADELEIFGEQNIHERSVDQMEILAEQDVHERSVGQMEMLGDENIHESASNSNEIDEIESETDNFMDALNTIESDAENDLDYQTKREVEQFPTIFNNDVEDRMHELNVNWSDRCDDPPTSTFDNASFTSTNKEEATDLHDSVSLESCVHEQLPTPDISPNKEESCDLPNSFSSDSHDDVQISESSTDHDAVITRSEDIYDGSKLESVMSTPSSSVTKPVDVQDPSGKKTTSAVHDSEESQADLPRNHSMRFWTNGGLLGLEPSKPPDFSMSSTVTQDSVNSSKTDAVGQLNHTYELKDEMHGGNSNISPINIAGNGKDSSTNTKCSTSCGNDEEDGTSTKKTSQGSSTTCLDSTHGNADDSHMQNGNHTNRENNANETSVYGTGKVLPVAPNVKNTFTKTSEEHDENSSLVFGLSRRLLSNGFSRKVSDAKDEKFESISSMNDSIWEQGNEHHRAAHQRLPERAFKEHFGFGSAANSPSSSPPLEHMKISFHPIDSFETSTLKLKFSDGTQSHESIGDMFPSFQLIPKPAIPPHNYGSDSDDDTFCRSSPCMSDDCLSQHSESNSEQWECGETMEGEEEDHGVYYPLHGISSAEHISGSLDFDKITNGEICYDGGFKRTNSGNGLELSLCDPILDLPSFDAVKPAMPQETENDSDPKNLLDSRCHADPSPIPPPLPPAQWRVSKPHMDEAEDITGITSEDFRNELSAKLLASMASQKPKEVPAGQQNDEELTVKPKTKKLNSQKEIKQAPNNNGIDEREDFLQQIRTKSFNLRRTVTAKPTTTTPAPAANNKVTAIIEKANAIRQAVGSDDGEEDDDTWSDI; this is encoded by the exons atgccTCTGGTGAGGTTTCAGGTTCGGAATGAGTTCGGACTGGGGAACTCGGAGCTTCACTCGCGGCTCAACAAAGAAGATCCTAAAGCTGTGCTTGATGGTGCCGCCGTGGCTGGCTTGGTTGGGATCTTGAGACAATTGGGCGATCTCGCCGA GTTTGCTGGAGAGGTGTTTCATGGATTGCAGGAGCAGGTAATGGCTACTTCTTCCCGAAGCCATAAATTGATGGTACGTGTGCAACGCATTGAAGCTGCTCTTCCTCCCCTTGAGAAGGTTGTATTGGCACAAACGAGCCACATACATTTTGCTTATACAGCCG GTTCAGAGTGGCATCCCCGTATTCACAATGAAAGACACCATTTCATTAACAACGACTTGCCTCATTTTATTATGGATTCATACGAAGAATGTCGTCGTCCTCCTCATCTGCACTTGCTTGACAA ATTTGATACTGGTGGACCTGGATCTTGTTTAAAGCGATATTCAGACCCAACCTTCTTTAAGAGAGTATCAGCTGTTTCTGATGAAGTAAATGCTGAGAAGAATCCAAGAGATAGGAAGGCTCGACGAAGCAAG AAAAAACGATCATCAAAGCAGAAGGGAGATGTATCACGTGGTGCCTCAATGTCAGATTCTCACAATAACAG CATGCCGTTTATTCCTCCTACTGTTGAAGcgcgaagctctccatctcaagccACTTCTACAGTTGACACGACACTAAAATATGATAGGGGGAACCATTTAAATTCTTTTGATTCTAGAGCTGAGTCTGGATATATCGAATGTGTTTTTCATCCAAGTTCATCTGTTCAAGCTGGAGAACAAGAATTCAAGGATTCACCCCCATTTAGAATGACTCAGCATAATGATACTCTTAATTCTGTTTTTGCTGATGAACATGTTGGCTTTATGGATGATCGCCTTTCCCGAAGTTCATTACAGGAACCAATTACCTCCGGTTCATCATGTGTTACCTGGGATGAGAAGGCAGAAATAATGGATCCTAGTCAAGAGAGTAATTTGGATGAAACACTAGATCTGCATCAGAATTTGCCTACTATAGATGCAAATGGATATGGAGCTGGGAACATTACAATTGTTGATCAAATGGAAATATTTGGTGACAAAAGCATGCACGAACGAATTTCAGATCAAATGGAAATGCTTGGCAACAAAACCATCCATGAAAGAACTGTCGATCAAATGGAAATGCCTGGTGACGAAAACATCCACAAAAGAACTGTTAATCAATTGGAAATGCTTGGCGAGCAAAACATCCATGAAAGAACTGTTGATCAAATGGAAATGCTTGGTGACAAAATCATCCACAGAACTGTTGATCAAACAGAAATGCACAGTGAACAAAATATCCATGAAAGAACTGCTGATGAACTAGAAATTTTTGGTGAACAAAACATACATGAAAGATCTGTTGATCAAATGGAAATTCTCGCTGAACAAGACGTACACGAAAGATCAGTTGGCCAAATGGAAATGCTTGGTGACGAGAATATCCACGAATCAGCCTCCAACTCGAATGAGATTGATGAAATTGAAAGTGAAACAGACAATTTCATGGATGCCCTTAATACCATTGAATCAGATGCTGAAAATGATCTTGATTATCAGACCAAAAGGGAGGTAGAACAGTTTCCCACCATTTTCAACAATGATGTGGAAGACAGAATGCATGAACTGAATGTGAATTGGTCAGATCGTTGCGATGATCCTCCAACATCTACATTTGATAATGCATCCTTCACTTCCACTAACAAAGAAGAGGCGACAGACCTCCATGACTCAGTCTCTTTAGAGAGTTGTGTCCATGAACAACTGCCTACACCTGACATTTCCCCAAACAAAGAAGAGTCCTGTGATCTTCCCAATTCATTTTCCTCTGACAGTCATGATGATGTCCAAATTTCTGAATCATCTACAGATCATGATGCTGTCATTACTAGAAGTGAAGATATTTATGATGGTTCAAAATTAGAATCAGTTATGTCTACCCCATCATCCTCTGTAACCAAGCCTGTTGATGTACAGGACCCATCAGGAAAGAAGACTACGAGTGCTGTCCACGACTCTGAAGAATCTCAGGCTGACCTACCCAGAAATCATTCAATGAGGTTCTGGACCAATGGTGGCTTGTTAGGACTTGAACCATCTAAACCTCCTGATTTTTCCATGTCAAGTACTGTTACTCAGGATTCTGTGAATAGCAGTAAAACTGATGCAGTTGGTCAATTAAACCATACTTATGAGCTTAAGGATGAGATGCATGGAGGCAATTCAAATATATCGCCCATTAACATTGCAGGTAATGGAAAGGATTCTAGTACAAATACAAAATGCTCCACATCATGCGGCAACGATGAAGAAGATGGTACCTCTACTAAGAAAACGTCTCAGGGATCTTCAACAACTTGTTTAGACTCAACACATGGAAATGCTGATGATTCTCATATGCAAAATGGAAATCATACTAACAGGGAAAATAATGCAAATGAAACCAGTGTGTATGGAACTGGTAAAGTACTCCCAGTTGCTCCAAATGTCAAAAACACTTTTACCAAAACTAGTGAAGAGCATGATGAAAATTCATCTCTGGTTTTTGGACTCAGCCGTCGGTTGCTTTCTAATGGTTTTAGCAGAAAAGTATCTGATGCGAAAGATGAAAAATTTGAATCAATTAGTTCAATGAATGATAGCATTTGGGAGCAGGGGAATGAGCACCATAGAGCAGCACACCAAAGACTACCTGAAAGAGCCTTCAAAGAACATTTTGGATTTGGATCTGCTGCCAATTCACCCTCTTCTTCTCCACCACTTGAACATATGAAAATATCTTTCCATCCTATAGATAGCTTTGAGACTTCTACTCTAAAACTAAAATTTTCTGATGGGACACAAAGCCATGAAAGCATAGGAGACATGTTTCCATCATTTCAATTGATCCCAAAGCCTGCTATTCCTCCGCACAACTATGGTTCTGATTCAGATGATGACACGTTTTGTAGATCTTCTCCATGCATGTCAGATGATTGTCTTAGCCAACACTCAGAGTCAAATTCAGAACAGTGGGAATGTGGCGAAACTATGGAAGGCGAGGAAGAAGACCATGGTGTATATTATCCTTTACATGGAATATCATCAGCTGAACATATTTCAGGTTCTCTTGATTTTGATAAAATAACCAATGGTGAAATCTGCTATGATGGTGGATTTAAACGTACAAACTCTGGAAATGGGTTGGAACTCTCTCTCTGTGACCCTATACTTGATCTTCCAAGTTTTGATGCTGTGAAACCTGCTATGCCACAAGAAACAGAAAATGATTCCGATCCAAAGAATCTCCTTGATTCAAGATGTCATGCCGATCCTTCCCCAATACCTCCACCTCTTCCTCCTGCACAATGGCGGGTCTCAAAACCTCACATGGATGAGGCAGAAGACATAACAGGTATTACATCCGAGGATTTTAGAAATGAATTGAGTGCAAAATTGTTGGCTTCTATGGCTTCCCAGAAACCTAAAGAGGTTCCAGCAGGCCAACAAAATGATGAAGAGCTGACAGTCAAACCAAAAACCAAG